CCATACATCCCGCTTAAGCTAATACGGGCAGAGAATGGTTGAAACGACAGATCCTCGGTGGAGCCGGATCGGAGATCTTGATAAAAACAGAGGGAGAACACAACGGCTTTTTATGCTCCCCTTAACGTAGCTGAAGAGGAGTTCATGCTTCCAGACACTGCACCGCCAACTCTCGCTCGGTGATTGCCGATCGGGCTGCCGAGCTGGTGCCTCTCACCGAGAGCTTTGCGCAGATAGCTACGCTCACAGCGTAATTGCCTTGAAGAGTCGGGCAATAGTGTTAGGGATCAACAACCCGCCTCGGCGGCAACAACTTAATTGACTGGAACTTACAGGATGCCGAGGAAATGTAGCGGACCGTAACCGCTGATCGCTTCAATTACCAGTGCCAGGAATCCAAGCATCGCCAAGCGGCCGTTCCAAACCTCTGCCGTCGACGTCAGGCCCCATTCCCATCGCTCTTGAGGATACATCTTGGTATTCTCCTTCAACGGCGTCACCTCGGAGAAGTGGCGCGATGGTGAGTTCAAGGCGTCTTCGACGATTTCCGCCAGCGAATTGATAAATACCGGATTCGTGTTAAGCGCCGGCACCCGCTGGAAGTTCTCGATGCCGGCTTCTTCGGCCAGCTCTCGATACTCGATATCGATCTCTTGCAGCGTTTCGATGTGCTCCGAAACAAAGCTAATCGGCACCACTAAGATTTCCTTAACCCCGCGCTCGCCCAGTTCTTTTAGGGCATCGTCGGTGTAAGGCTGCAGCCACTCCACCGGACCAACGCGGCTTTGGTAGGCCAGGGTATGCTCGTTTACTCGCCCGAGGGTTTCGACAATCGCGCGCGTGCAATCTTCAATCTCGCGCTGATAGGGATCGCCAGCTTCCTCTACATAGCTGACCGGAACGCCATGGGCGCTAAAAAATAAATGCACGCGATCGGGCTCGTCAAAGCTGTCGAGCTCGTTGGCGATCGACTGTGCCATTGCCTGCAGGTAACCTGGATGCCGGTACCAAGACTCCACGACCGTATAGTCGATCTGCTGCAGAGCAGTCTCCTCTTGCCACAGCCGCTCAAGCACGCGGAAACTCGAGCCGCTGGTGCTGATCGAAAACTGCGGGTACAGGGGCAAAATTGCCAGGCGCTCGGGGCAATCGCGCTTGATGCGAACGGCAGCCTCCTCGGTGAATGGATGCCAATAGCGCATGCCGACGTATACAGTGGCATCGCGGCCGCGCGCGCGGAGATTGGCTTCAAGCTCGCGCGCTTGCTCCTCTGTGATACGGCGCAATGGGGAGCCCCCGCCAATTTCGCGGTAGTTCTCTTGGGAACGACGCGCTCGCGAGCTAGAAATAAACCACGCCAGCGGACCCTGCAGCTGCCGGAAGGGCAAGCGAATGATCTCCGGATCGGAGAAAAGGTTATACAGGAACGGACGCACGTCTTCGAGGGTATCCGGTCCGCCCAGGTTCAGCAGCAGTACGCCTACACGACCCATAGTTATAATGCGTTGCTATGCGTTCAGATTCTTTAACTAAGTTAAACAATATTACAACTCAGGGCTATAGATTTCGACCTCTCCGGGCAAATACCTTAACGAATTCGTTACGAAATCCTAAATGGCAACAATTCTCAGAACCTGGAGCTATCGCTACCCACTGCTCTACGATGCGATCGCGCGCCTCTCGGCGCTCGCCGTTGGCGGCGAAGCGCGTTTCCGGCAACTTCCACTGCAGGGTTTAGACATTACCCCGTCAACACCCGTCCTCGACCTATGTTGCGGTGCCGGCCAAACCTCGCGTTTTCTCGCGCGGCGATCGCGCCAGGTCGTGGGACTGGATATTTCTCCCGTTGCGATCGCGGCGGCGCGGGCGTGCGTTCCGGAGGTCGAATTCGTGCGCGGGCGAGCGGAAGCGTTGCCCTTTGCTGCCGAACACTTCACCATCGTCCACACCAGTGCGGCACTCCACGAAATGGCTCCACGCCAGCGCGAGCAAATTTTGCGCGAAGCATATCGCGTCTTACAGCCTGGCGGCAGGCTAACGTTCATCGACTTCCACCGCCCGCGCAACTGGTTGATGAAGCCGGGGCTGTGGTTATTTCTATGGTTGTTCGAGACGGAAACGTCGTGGCAGTTCATCGCTGCCGACCTCATGCGCGAACTGATCGAGCTCGGCTTTGTCTCACCACAACGAACCCTGCACGCTGGTGGCAGCCTACAGGTCGTGTTAGCGCAAAAGCCACTCACTGCCTCGCGATCGGCTGCCGATGCCACAACTCGCGAAGAGAACCTAAAGTAATGCCGCGGCTAGAAGACTCGGACGTATCCTTAGAACCGAACCCGGCAATCAAAACACATCAAAACCTACAAACCGAGCGACGAGGAAGAGGGTATGTTGTACGACCTGGAAACGGCAATTGAGGCGATCGCCGCCCGCGAAATTCTCGACTCGCGCGGTCGCCCGACCGTCGAGGCCGAAGTGCGCTTGGTCAGCGGAGCTGTCGGACTAGCCCAAGTGCCGAGCGGTGCATCCACCGGCAGCTTTGAGGCTCACGAACTTCGCGATAACGAGGAGCGCTACGGCGGTAAAGGTGTCCTGCGCGCGGTTCGCAATGTCACCGAGAAGCTCGCTCCCGAGCTCATCGAACTCAACGCCCTCGATCAAGTCCTTGTGGATCGCACCGCGATCGCCCGCGATGGGACGCCGAATAAGTCCGAGCTGGGTGCCAACGCCATCTTGTCCGTATCCCTGGCAACGGCGAAGGCGGCTGCAGAAGAACTAGCACTGCCGCTGTACCGCTACCTTGGCGGTCCGCTATCGAACGTGTTACCCGTTCCGATGATGAACGTGATTAACGGTGGCGCCCACGCTGCTAATAACATCGATTTTCAAGAATTTATGGTCGTGCCCGTTGGCGCGCCGACCTTCAGCGAAGCGCTGCGCTGGGGTGCAGAAGTGTTTGCCGCACTCAGCAAAGTCCTCGACAGTCAGGGCTTGCTGACCGGCGTCGGCGATGAGGGTGGATACGCACCGAATTTGTCCTCCAACGAAGCGGCATTGGAGATTCTGGTTGAGTCCATTGAAAAAGCCGGTTACGCACTCGGCGAGCAAATGGCGATCGCCCTTGACATTGCCGCCAATGAGTTTTACCAGGACGGCCAGTATGTTTGCGATGGCAAGCCGCATTCGGGCGAAGAATTTGTCGATCGACTCGTCGCGCTGGCGGGCAAGTACCCGATCGTCTCGATCGAAGACGGCCTCCAAGAAGAAGACTGGGGAACGTGGAAACTGCTCACCGAGCGCTTGGGCAATCGCGTTCAGCTCATCGGTGACGACCTATTCGTCACTAACCCGGCGCGCCTGAAGAAAGGCATCGAGAGCGGCATTGCGAACGCTATCCTAATCAAGCTCAACCAGATTGGAACGCTAACCGAAACCCTTGAAACAATCGCGATCGCTCAGCGTAGCGGCTACCGCTGCATCATCAGCCACCGCTCCGGTGAGACCGAAGATACAACAATTGCCGACCTAGCCGTTGCTACTCGCGCCGGTCAAATCAAAACTGGGTCTCTTTGCCGGAGCGAGCGCGTCGCAAAGTACAACCGACTGCTCCGGATCGAGGACGAGCTCGGCGATCGCGCGATTTACGCTGCCACGATCGGACTCGGTCCTGTCATCTAGCGCGATACTCACCTGCTCTCCTACGAGCACCTGTGCAAAAGGGACTTGCTGCGATCGCGTGCAGCTCCCTAACTCGCGTGCGGCCCGAGCATCCTGCCAACGCGAATGCTATTTGTGCGGGTACTTGCGCCCGCCGGCTCAACCGGCGGGCATGCGCGATCGGCAGTTGCTGATGTAGCCAAAAATTAAATTGCCGCAGTTGCCGCTAGTGCGGTTCTGGTCGGTACGTTCTGGCGGCGGCGTGCTATCGCTGGCTCGCGGCCGTTGAGGTATCGGCTAAGACGACGCTTGAGTTGGGAACGAGCTTGTTGGACGCGCTTGCGCGCATTAGCATTCGTCAGTCCCAGGTAACTTGCGATTTGAGTGTAGGGCTGTTCTTGGCAATGGTGCAATACAAAGGGCTCGCGCAATCCGGCGGGCAGTTCGGAAATAGCGGTGCGGAGATGACAATTGAGTTCCTGGCGGAGAAGAACTGTCTCAGGGGACTCCATTCGCGAACGAATCGATCCGCTAGCAATCAGCTCTTCAATATCTCCAACAGGCATTGCCGCACGACCGCGCTCGCGATGCATATCGACGCAAAGGTTGTGCGTCATGCGAGTGAGCCACGCGCGCAGGTTTTCAATCCGATCCGCATAAACCGGAAGTTTTTCCCAAGCCTTGAGCGTTGCGCGACTGAGAGCTTCTTCTGCATCGTTTGGATTGCCGCCCATCCATATCAGACAGCGACGGTATAAATAATCATTGTGCTGCCTCCATAACGGCCAGAATGCCGCGCGATCGCCCGCAGCTAGGCAACGCAGATACTGAGTGTGCTCCGCCTTACCTTTAGCAGAGTCTGGCGGATGCGAA
This genomic stretch from Rubidibacter lacunae KORDI 51-2 harbors:
- the hemH gene encoding ferrochelatase — protein: MGRVGVLLLNLGGPDTLEDVRPFLYNLFSDPEIIRLPFRQLQGPLAWFISSSRARRSQENYREIGGGSPLRRITEEQARELEANLRARGRDATVYVGMRYWHPFTEEAAVRIKRDCPERLAILPLYPQFSISTSGSSFRVLERLWQEETALQQIDYTVVESWYRHPGYLQAMAQSIANELDSFDEPDRVHLFFSAHGVPVSYVEEAGDPYQREIEDCTRAIVETLGRVNEHTLAYQSRVGPVEWLQPYTDDALKELGERGVKEILVVPISFVSEHIETLQEIDIEYRELAEEAGIENFQRVPALNTNPVFINSLAEIVEDALNSPSRHFSEVTPLKENTKMYPQERWEWGLTSTAEVWNGRLAMLGFLALVIEAISGYGPLHFLGIL
- a CDS encoding class I SAM-dependent methyltransferase — translated: MATILRTWSYRYPLLYDAIARLSALAVGGEARFRQLPLQGLDITPSTPVLDLCCGAGQTSRFLARRSRQVVGLDISPVAIAAARACVPEVEFVRGRAEALPFAAEHFTIVHTSAALHEMAPRQREQILREAYRVLQPGGRLTFIDFHRPRNWLMKPGLWLFLWLFETETSWQFIAADLMRELIELGFVSPQRTLHAGGSLQVVLAQKPLTASRSAADATTREENLK
- the eno gene encoding phosphopyruvate hydratase, coding for MLYDLETAIEAIAAREILDSRGRPTVEAEVRLVSGAVGLAQVPSGASTGSFEAHELRDNEERYGGKGVLRAVRNVTEKLAPELIELNALDQVLVDRTAIARDGTPNKSELGANAILSVSLATAKAAAEELALPLYRYLGGPLSNVLPVPMMNVINGGAHAANNIDFQEFMVVPVGAPTFSEALRWGAEVFAALSKVLDSQGLLTGVGDEGGYAPNLSSNEAALEILVESIEKAGYALGEQMAIALDIAANEFYQDGQYVCDGKPHSGEEFVDRLVALAGKYPIVSIEDGLQEEDWGTWKLLTERLGNRVQLIGDDLFVTNPARLKKGIESGIANAILIKLNQIGTLTETLETIAIAQRSGYRCIISHRSGETEDTTIADLAVATRAGQIKTGSLCRSERVAKYNRLLRIEDELGDRAIYAATIGLGPVI
- a CDS encoding RNA polymerase sigma factor, yielding MTSHPPDSAKGKAEHTQYLRCLAAGDRAAFWPLWRQHNDYLYRRCLIWMGGNPNDAEEALSRATLKAWEKLPVYADRIENLRAWLTRMTHNLCVDMHRERGRAAMPVGDIEELIASGSIRSRMESPETVLLRQELNCHLRTAISELPAGLREPFVLHHCQEQPYTQIASYLGLTNANARKRVQQARSQLKRRLSRYLNGREPAIARRRQNVPTRTALAATAAI